A portion of the Blastochloris tepida genome contains these proteins:
- a CDS encoding NlpC/P60 family protein — translation MIGPPSLGPPSWAAAWVGTPYRDIGFDRRGCHCWGLVVAIYAERLGIDLPHYAELTARDLRAAARAFAAGRVAAPWRSVEVPDDLDVVVMTARVRGDGRWHWIDGHVGVMVGRRHVLHVEIDTAAVCVPLATLRPRVVGFHRYETR, via the coding sequence ATGATCGGCCCGCCGAGTCTTGGCCCGCCATCTTGGGCAGCGGCGTGGGTCGGCACGCCCTATCGCGACATCGGCTTCGACCGGCGGGGCTGCCATTGCTGGGGGCTGGTGGTGGCAATCTATGCCGAGCGGCTTGGGATCGACCTGCCGCACTACGCCGAGCTGACGGCGCGCGACCTGCGGGCCGCGGCGCGCGCCTTCGCGGCCGGCCGCGTCGCCGCCCCCTGGCGGTCCGTCGAAGTGCCCGACGATCTCGACGTGGTGGTGATGACCGCGCGCGTGCGGGGTGACGGCCGTTGGCATTGGATCGACGGCCATGTCGGCGTGATGGTCGGGCGGCGCCATGTGCTGCACGTCGAGATCGACACCGCCGCGGTGTGCGTGCCGCTCGCGACGTTGCGGCCGCGGGTGGTTGGCTTCCATCGATACGAGACCAGATGA
- a CDS encoding spike base protein, RCAP_Rcc01079 family produces MPYDKGRDPFAQWASARSAPALRLVDITPTDAELPIYPKALRIVVGTDVALTNGFATVRVVPISEDSDTATVDLKVPQGLTIEPTGVRRVLATGTTAGVVVQGYVT; encoded by the coding sequence ATGCCCTACGACAAGGGACGAGACCCGTTTGCGCAGTGGGCGAGCGCTCGCTCGGCGCCAGCGCTGCGGCTGGTCGACATCACGCCGACAGATGCCGAGTTGCCGATCTATCCGAAGGCGCTGCGCATCGTGGTGGGCACCGATGTCGCGCTGACCAACGGCTTCGCCACCGTGCGGGTGGTGCCGATCAGCGAGGACTCCGACACCGCCACCGTCGACCTCAAGGTGCCGCAAGGCCTCACCATCGAGCCGACCGGCGTGCGGCGGGTGCTCGCCACCGGCACCACGGCCGGCGTGGTGGTGCAGGGCTATGTGACCTGA
- a CDS encoding phage head spike fiber domain-containing protein → MLGIGFDLPTLARRRSGGRWYRPDDVLRILPGSNRAMVRLSSGVVVEGTIETLIALGYLTYARTGSGWAIDKAGVWREFTSNAPRITDAGMTIEPAATNLVTNSSAQGAVLGVLGAGGALPTGWFTSGGTGLTKEVVGIGVEDGIPYIDVRFWGTNADNYATVVPSNLSGLVTGTSYTSSIFVTLVAGSTASLTSRTLKTRYNLSPSGATDINQNLTFAPGRLVDNRQSGVAVTAGTLTGTGQLILVFNNSPGAAIDLTIRIGCPQVEAGLVASSPILTAGSAATRAADDFRCPTSGLSLPTSGTLVAEIVPAASFDATYATETGLLVVDDADNARLSLRGAGTAKGPRLVVGDGTALGAVSPTTGVSAGVACRAIAVYSDTKTGDNRLHVNGVNAGTAGGRTSTFNAPTSIGLGQAANGGGFHMSGVAREWGIRSTVLASADGTLESTRYVA, encoded by the coding sequence ATGCTTGGCATTGGATTCGATCTGCCGACGCTCGCCCGGCGCCGCAGCGGCGGTCGCTGGTATCGCCCCGACGACGTGCTGCGCATCCTGCCCGGCTCCAACCGCGCCATGGTGCGGCTGTCGTCGGGCGTCGTCGTCGAGGGCACGATCGAGACGCTGATCGCGCTCGGCTATCTCACCTATGCCCGCACCGGCTCGGGGTGGGCCATCGACAAGGCTGGCGTGTGGCGCGAGTTCACCAGCAACGCACCGCGCATCACCGATGCCGGCATGACGATCGAGCCGGCGGCGACGAACCTCGTAACCAACAGCTCGGCTCAAGGGGCCGTTCTTGGCGTCCTGGGAGCCGGCGGCGCCCTGCCAACGGGATGGTTCACCTCCGGTGGCACCGGCCTCACCAAGGAGGTGGTCGGGATCGGTGTCGAGGACGGCATCCCCTATATCGACGTCCGCTTCTGGGGCACCAATGCCGACAATTACGCCACCGTCGTTCCGTCAAACCTGTCTGGGCTGGTCACCGGCACGTCCTATACGTCCTCGATTTTCGTGACCTTGGTGGCCGGTTCCACGGCGTCCTTGACGAGCCGGACATTGAAGACGCGATACAACCTCTCGCCGTCCGGCGCGACGGACATAAACCAGAACCTCACCTTCGCGCCTGGGCGGCTGGTGGACAACCGGCAGTCTGGTGTCGCGGTGACCGCAGGCACCCTCACCGGAACGGGCCAGCTCATCCTCGTCTTCAACAACTCTCCCGGCGCCGCCATCGACCTCACGATCCGTATCGGCTGCCCGCAGGTGGAAGCGGGCCTTGTTGCCTCCTCGCCGATCCTGACCGCCGGCAGTGCCGCCACCCGCGCCGCCGACGATTTCCGCTGCCCGACCTCGGGGCTCTCGCTGCCCACGAGCGGCACACTGGTGGCGGAGATTGTGCCCGCCGCGTCCTTCGACGCCACCTATGCGACGGAAACCGGACTGTTGGTCGTAGACGACGCCGACAATGCGCGGCTTTCTCTGCGTGGTGCGGGTACGGCTAAAGGTCCGCGCTTGGTCGTCGGAGACGGCACAGCACTGGGAGCCGTAAGCCCAACGACGGGTGTTTCAGCTGGTGTCGCCTGTCGCGCTATCGCGGTCTACAGCGACACCAAAACAGGAGACAACCGACTGCATGTGAATGGCGTCAACGCAGGAACGGCAGGCGGCCGGACCTCCACATTCAACGCTCCCACCTCAATCGGCCTCGGGCAGGCCGCGAATGGGGGCGGCTTCCACATGTCCGGCGTCGCGCGTGAATGGGGTATTCGGTCCACCGTGCTCGCGAGCGCAGACGGAACCCTGGAGAGCACGAGGTATGTCGCATGA
- a CDS encoding lysozyme — protein sequence MRLSADVGVPLVQAFESCLDPVTGAPGFFKPYRCPAGVLTIGWGHTNHHAPKFAASAVWSQEDCDRAFVADMAVFERHVAAQMGSALIRLSQGQFDALVSWSFNCGGPETSSVWPAARKAAASGQAKDAAAVAERLARWNKANGKVLAGLVRRRKAEGQLFMGDAAGALKTAGAQSRKPLPMPQVLDTPTPGLADAAKRCPIGSALTGAGTAAGTGATVQGVQDKPAPVPEPPPDATLPQPSPPPGYAPFGPPPQAGTAQPAAAPAIPQLDGWTLAGLCLAAAVLVVAGILIIRRRQRLLALDWA from the coding sequence ATGCGCCTCTCCGCCGATGTCGGGGTGCCGCTCGTTCAGGCCTTCGAAAGCTGCCTTGATCCCGTGACCGGTGCGCCCGGCTTCTTCAAGCCCTACCGCTGCCCGGCCGGCGTGCTCACCATCGGCTGGGGCCACACCAACCACCATGCGCCGAAGTTCGCAGCGTCGGCGGTGTGGTCGCAGGAAGACTGCGACCGCGCCTTTGTCGCCGACATGGCGGTGTTCGAGCGGCACGTGGCGGCGCAGATGGGCAGCGCGCTCATCCGCCTGTCGCAGGGCCAGTTCGACGCGCTGGTGTCGTGGTCGTTCAACTGCGGCGGCCCGGAGACGTCTTCGGTTTGGCCGGCAGCGCGCAAGGCGGCGGCGAGCGGCCAGGCCAAGGACGCCGCGGCGGTCGCCGAGCGGCTCGCCCGCTGGAACAAGGCGAACGGCAAGGTGCTGGCCGGCCTGGTCCGGCGCCGCAAGGCCGAGGGGCAGCTGTTCATGGGCGACGCGGCCGGCGCGCTCAAGACGGCCGGCGCGCAGAGCAGGAAACCGCTGCCCATGCCGCAGGTGCTGGACACGCCCACACCGGGCCTGGCGGACGCCGCGAAGCGCTGCCCGATCGGCTCGGCGCTCACCGGCGCCGGCACGGCCGCGGGCACCGGCGCCACGGTGCAGGGGGTGCAGGACAAACCGGCGCCCGTGCCCGAGCCGCCGCCCGACGCCACGCTGCCGCAGCCCAGCCCGCCGCCCGGCTACGCGCCGTTCGGCCCGCCGCCGCAGGCCGGCACGGCTCAGCCTGCAGCGGCTCCGGCCATCCCGCAGCTCGACGGCTGGACGCTCGCCGGCCTCTGCCTCGCCGCCGCGGTGCTGGTCGTCGCCGGCATTCTCATCATCCGCCGCAGGCAACGCCTCCTCGCCCTCGACTGGGCCTGA
- a CDS encoding COR domain-containing protein gives MRAASAKREVPHKAAHAGGILIVQTRCDSSQDDKLRPPVSDAALGRFRLPPRLVRYSARNDRGRPSLDDALHQAVAYLKEQHGTVVIGVGRAKVKRQIEALRDADAKLPPAERQHRTISCETFVEFCRDAGLDQPEHVLSYLHNAGTVFYRQGLFDNRIIVDQGWALEAIYAVLHREKCVKKLQRQHGRFTPSDLAEWIWDEAGYKEKEQQHFISMMESCGVCFRYRAGVPDKNIEPEYIAPDLLPDRAATDTDQKWDADQPIETAAFDYDLLPSFLTRAIISRVGSVAGLAADYWRGGLYVFEADTGSRALITQHMNEASWGGRIVVQTQRGRAGELLARLTELVEDEQQRFGITATTTQEPSASAAERLVETLAPNTPDRPAPLKFSQEAAMQREFFVSYAWGDTTPEGRARETVVDQLCVAAEQRGITIVRDKMALAVGDRISKFMDRIGRGDRVFIVLSQKYLESPYCMYELAAVWRNCRQDDEEFLKRIRVFTLDDAKVWTPMDRALCAVYWRQKSGELEAIVKEHGPDVLGGKDFEKYRLMKEFAHRIGDILETVTDILQPRKFEDLVKYGLDDLPNKSPSPPEEKPLPGDEPDGAS, from the coding sequence ATGCGCGCAGCATCCGCGAAGCGCGAGGTCCCACACAAGGCGGCCCACGCCGGAGGGATACTCATCGTCCAGACCCGCTGCGATTCAAGCCAGGACGACAAGCTTCGGCCTCCGGTGTCGGATGCTGCGCTCGGCAGGTTCCGCCTGCCACCGCGGCTGGTCCGCTACAGCGCCCGAAACGATCGCGGGCGCCCGAGCCTCGACGACGCTCTGCACCAAGCCGTCGCCTATCTAAAGGAGCAGCATGGCACGGTGGTGATCGGGGTCGGGCGCGCCAAGGTCAAACGGCAAATCGAGGCCCTGCGCGATGCGGACGCCAAGCTGCCGCCCGCCGAGCGCCAGCATCGAACAATTTCTTGCGAGACGTTTGTCGAATTCTGCCGGGATGCCGGCCTCGACCAGCCCGAGCACGTGCTGAGCTATCTGCACAATGCCGGGACGGTGTTCTATCGTCAGGGGCTGTTCGACAACCGAATCATCGTCGACCAGGGCTGGGCGCTGGAGGCAATCTATGCGGTTCTCCATCGCGAAAAATGCGTCAAGAAGCTCCAGCGGCAGCACGGCCGCTTCACCCCCTCCGATCTCGCAGAGTGGATCTGGGATGAGGCGGGATACAAGGAGAAAGAACAGCAGCATTTCATCAGCATGATGGAATCCTGCGGCGTCTGCTTTCGATATCGCGCAGGCGTCCCGGACAAGAACATCGAGCCGGAGTACATCGCCCCTGACCTGCTGCCGGACCGCGCCGCGACCGACACCGACCAGAAATGGGACGCCGACCAGCCAATCGAGACCGCCGCGTTCGACTATGACCTGCTGCCGTCCTTCCTGACCCGCGCGATCATCTCGCGGGTCGGCAGCGTGGCCGGGCTCGCCGCCGACTATTGGCGCGGCGGGCTCTATGTCTTTGAGGCGGATACTGGGAGCCGTGCTCTCATCACCCAACACATGAACGAGGCCAGTTGGGGTGGCCGCATCGTCGTCCAGACCCAACGCGGCCGTGCGGGCGAGTTGCTGGCCCGGCTGACGGAGCTGGTCGAAGATGAACAGCAGCGGTTCGGGATCACCGCGACGACGACACAAGAGCCGTCGGCATCGGCCGCGGAGCGCCTGGTCGAGACGTTGGCCCCGAACACGCCCGATCGGCCGGCGCCCCTGAAATTCTCCCAGGAAGCCGCAATGCAGCGGGAATTCTTCGTGTCCTATGCGTGGGGAGATACCACGCCCGAGGGCCGCGCGCGGGAAACCGTCGTCGACCAGCTTTGCGTGGCAGCGGAACAGCGCGGCATCACCATTGTGCGCGACAAGATGGCGCTCGCGGTTGGCGATCGCATCTCGAAGTTCATGGACCGCATCGGACGAGGCGACCGCGTCTTCATCGTGCTGAGCCAGAAGTACCTCGAGTCACCCTATTGCATGTACGAACTGGCGGCGGTGTGGCGGAACTGCCGGCAGGATGACGAGGAGTTTCTCAAGCGCATTCGGGTGTTCACGTTGGACGACGCAAAGGTCTGGACGCCGATGGACCGGGCGCTCTGTGCCGTCTATTGGCGACAGAAGAGCGGGGAACTCGAAGCGATCGTGAAGGAGCATGGCCCGGACGTGCTGGGCGGAAAGGACTTCGAGAAATACCGCCTCATGAAGGAGTTTGCCCACCGCATCGGCGACATTCTCGAAACGGTGACCGACATCCTGCAACCGCGCAAGTTCGAGGACCTGGTCAAGTACGGCCTTGATGACCTTCCGAACAAATCTCCGAGCCCGCCAGAGGAAAAGCCGCTGCCCGGCGACGAGCCGGACGGGGCGAGCTGA
- the tnpA gene encoding IS66-like element accessory protein TnpA — protein MSQMTVLTGPERRRRWSGEERREIVAAAFAPEAIVADVARRYGVSTSLIYKWRHEVGDGTSGVGFARAIVVEAGGTAAATREDGAAIVVELAGGVRVEIGASAPAALVTATLKALR, from the coding sequence ATGAGCCAGATGACGGTGCTGACGGGGCCGGAGCGGCGCCGGCGGTGGAGCGGCGAGGAACGGCGGGAGATCGTGGCGGCGGCGTTTGCGCCGGAGGCGATCGTGGCGGACGTAGCACGGCGCTACGGGGTATCGACCAGCCTGATCTACAAATGGCGGCACGAGGTTGGCGACGGGACGAGCGGGGTTGGGTTCGCCCGCGCGATCGTCGTGGAGGCCGGTGGGACGGCCGCGGCCACGAGGGAAGACGGCGCCGCGATCGTCGTGGAATTGGCCGGCGGCGTGCGGGTTGAGATCGGCGCGTCTGCGCCGGCGGCGTTGGTGACGGCAACCCTCAAGGCGCTGCGATGA
- the tnpB gene encoding IS66 family insertion sequence element accessory protein TnpB (TnpB, as the term is used for proteins encoded by IS66 family insertion elements, is considered an accessory protein, since TnpC, encoded by a neighboring gene, is a DDE family transposase.) has product MIPVPAGVRIWIATGHTDMRKGMQGLALLVQEGLGRDPFGGDVFVFRGRAGTLIKALWHDGIGLSLYAKRLDRGRFVWPATVDGAVALTAAQMSYLLEAIDWRNPQHTWRPQSAG; this is encoded by the coding sequence ATGATCCCGGTTCCGGCGGGCGTGCGGATCTGGATCGCGACCGGACATACGGACATGCGCAAGGGCATGCAGGGCCTGGCGCTGCTGGTGCAGGAAGGGCTCGGCCGCGACCCGTTCGGCGGCGACGTCTTCGTGTTCCGGGGCCGCGCCGGGACCTTGATCAAGGCGTTGTGGCACGACGGCATCGGCTTGTCGCTCTACGCCAAGCGGCTCGACCGCGGGCGCTTCGTGTGGCCGGCCACGGTCGACGGCGCGGTGGCGCTGACGGCGGCGCAAATGAGTTATCTGCTCGAGGCGATCGACTGGCGCAATCCCCAGCACACATGGCGGCCGCAGAGCGCGGGCTGA